A genomic window from Caballeronia sp. SBC1 includes:
- a CDS encoding ATPase, T2SS/T4P/T4SS family, which translates to MSMPSFLPVTFSRPPPQLTARPADAIPDADNAPAVALLTDTLREAAARGASDIHVEPGEHEWRIRLRIDGALHVFLKPPPHLRDAFITRIKVLARMDIAERRVPQDGRLRLPLANGNPEDYRVNSLPVLFGEKLVLRRLESLPADLSLAALGLAPEQQKAVEAAIHAPHGLVLVTGPTGSGKTLSLYCFLQMLNAESRNVCSVEDPAEIQLAGINQVSVRDKAGLTFAVALRAFMRQDPDVIMVGEIRDAETADVAVKAAQTGHLVLSTLHTNDAPAAIARLIDIGIAPYNLASALRLVTAQRLVRRLCDACRLPSDLEFEPGFKPFEPRGCVACHGIGYRGRVGVHQLMPVSDTLRELIVTRTATHAITRQAQSEGMPSLRDAAFARVREGVTSVAEAADATELT; encoded by the coding sequence ATGTCCATGCCCTCCTTTCTCCCAGTTACGTTTTCGCGGCCTCCGCCGCAGCTAACCGCTCGCCCGGCCGATGCAATCCCTGACGCCGACAACGCACCCGCCGTTGCGTTGCTCACCGATACCCTGCGCGAAGCAGCTGCACGCGGCGCATCCGATATTCACGTCGAACCGGGCGAGCACGAGTGGCGTATCCGCTTGCGTATTGACGGTGCGTTGCACGTCTTTCTCAAACCGCCGCCGCATTTGCGTGACGCTTTCATCACGCGGATCAAAGTACTGGCGCGCATGGACATTGCCGAGCGGCGCGTGCCGCAGGACGGACGTTTGCGGTTGCCTCTGGCGAATGGGAATCCAGAGGACTATCGCGTGAATTCGCTGCCGGTCCTGTTTGGTGAAAAACTGGTGTTGCGCCGCCTGGAGTCACTGCCGGCGGATCTGTCGCTGGCGGCGTTGGGGCTTGCACCGGAGCAGCAGAAGGCTGTGGAAGCCGCGATCCACGCGCCGCACGGACTCGTGCTGGTCACTGGCCCCACCGGCAGCGGCAAGACCTTGTCGCTGTATTGCTTTTTGCAGATGCTGAACGCGGAGTCACGCAATGTCTGCTCCGTCGAAGATCCTGCCGAAATCCAGCTTGCCGGTATCAATCAGGTCAGTGTCCGTGACAAAGCCGGCCTCACTTTCGCGGTCGCGCTGCGCGCGTTCATGCGGCAAGATCCGGACGTGATCATGGTCGGCGAAATCCGCGACGCGGAAACCGCCGACGTTGCCGTGAAGGCCGCGCAAACGGGTCATCTCGTGCTCTCCACGCTGCATACCAACGACGCACCCGCAGCCATCGCACGATTGATCGATATTGGCATTGCGCCGTACAACCTGGCGTCGGCGCTGAGGCTTGTTACAGCGCAACGGCTGGTGCGACGGCTTTGTGACGCTTGTCGCTTGCCTTCAGACCTGGAGTTCGAGCCGGGCTTCAAACCGTTCGAGCCGCGTGGCTGCGTGGCATGTCATGGCATTGGCTATCGCGGCCGAGTGGGTGTGCATCAGCTGATGCCTGTCTCTGACACGTTGCGCGAACTGATCGTCACACGCACCGCCACGCACGCCATCACGCGACAGGCGCAAAGCGAGGGCATGCCGAGCCTGCGCGACGCCGCGTTCGCACGCGTACGCGAAGGCGTGACGAGCGTGGCGGAAGCCGCCGACGCCACGGAGCTGACATGA
- a CDS encoding type II secretion system F family protein, whose protein sequence is MNMSQPHFDTRFGWRGIDANGADKRGKTIASDSTRARAALKRAGVTVLELTTLGSAPPPKARAADVTLFTRQLAGLLRAGLPLAPSLDLIADTPSRGGLPRIVGSVARDITQGIAFSEALARHPACFNALYCQLVAVGEVAGALPVVLARLADDRERAGAQRAKLRAALTYPVVVLLLSLAITAGLLIGVVPTFKTIFDGFGARLPAPTLFVLALSDGVARWCGPFALFCVVSGIAFKRLLQRVPAARSAFDRAMLKLPLAGSLLRALAVARWSRALGTLLAAGTPLSDAFDSLASATGNRIFDTATVEIAKRLRHGERLAAAMRAVGCFPPDVVQPIAVAEESGSLDAMLLDLATLGDRQVDEQTSAFASLCEPVVIVVLGALVGGLVVAMYLPIVQLGNVV, encoded by the coding sequence ATGAACATGAGCCAACCGCATTTCGATACGCGCTTTGGCTGGCGAGGCATTGACGCAAACGGCGCGGACAAACGCGGCAAGACGATCGCCTCCGATTCAACCCGTGCACGTGCTGCGCTAAAACGCGCTGGTGTCACGGTGCTGGAACTCACCACGCTCGGTTCGGCGCCGCCTCCCAAAGCCCGGGCGGCCGACGTCACGCTGTTCACGCGGCAACTCGCCGGCTTGCTACGCGCTGGCTTGCCGCTTGCGCCGTCGCTGGATCTCATCGCCGACACCCCTTCGCGCGGCGGCCTGCCGCGCATCGTCGGATCGGTCGCACGGGATATCACGCAGGGCATTGCATTCTCGGAAGCGCTCGCGCGTCATCCCGCCTGTTTCAACGCGCTGTATTGTCAGTTGGTTGCCGTCGGCGAAGTGGCCGGCGCGCTGCCGGTCGTGCTCGCGCGGCTCGCCGACGACCGCGAGCGAGCAGGGGCTCAACGGGCGAAACTACGGGCCGCGCTGACCTATCCGGTCGTGGTGCTGTTGTTGTCGCTTGCCATTACCGCAGGATTGCTGATTGGCGTGGTGCCGACGTTCAAGACCATCTTCGATGGTTTCGGCGCTAGATTGCCGGCGCCCACTTTGTTCGTGCTCGCGTTATCGGATGGCGTCGCGCGCTGGTGCGGACCGTTCGCGCTCTTTTGCGTGGTGTCCGGCATCGCGTTCAAGCGGCTTTTACAGCGCGTCCCCGCGGCTAGAAGCGCGTTTGACCGCGCCATGCTGAAGCTGCCGCTCGCCGGATCCCTCCTGCGCGCCTTGGCGGTGGCACGCTGGAGCCGCGCGCTCGGCACGTTACTGGCGGCGGGCACACCGTTGTCGGACGCATTCGATTCGTTGGCGAGCGCCACAGGCAACCGTATCTTCGATACCGCCACCGTCGAGATCGCCAAGCGGCTTCGGCATGGCGAGCGGCTCGCTGCCGCCATGCGTGCGGTCGGCTGCTTTCCGCCGGATGTGGTGCAGCCTATCGCTGTGGCCGAGGAGTCCGGTTCGCTCGACGCGATGCTGCTCGATCTCGCTACACTGGGCGACCGTCAGGTGGACGAACAGACCAGCGCATTCGCGAGCCTGTGCGAGCCGGTCGTGATCGTGGTACTCGGTGCGTTGGTGGGCGGTCTCGTCGTCGCCATGTATCTTCCGATCGTCCAACTCGGGAATGTGGTGTAG